The following proteins come from a genomic window of Microbacterium sulfonylureivorans:
- a CDS encoding DUF5979 domain-containing protein codes for MNTPAHGRRRGIAMLAVLGVLAGLGATALTSMPTAPPAAADVGECPEGTLPGPGNTNPIWTDQNVAIYAGGDFQVRQQAAEAEGLVVVGGDASFDKATLGRFNVGWVGVGSGVAPFPGTTMLAVGGDVSVGTVTVLDVGANAFFDGQLLGGAMQVGGATIPDYEVDGSHYELNNGTLTQAIGPAAIEEWSDWDALIDQQSADLAALAPTGSVTPGALLTFAGDGASAQQVFTIAAATLNANPALNFTGIPDGATVVVNVTGGPVVWAPNYFADEGVRADDFASPLFGELSARTLWNFADATSVHLAGSSQVLGSILVPGVNPDTALPTLRVTASTNGRLFTNGTVLMDGVGNEHHNYPWLASPFECIPIGPDPVGSITVEKVLSPEVAALLPDGLTFHGIVTCPVDGGGELIVEWEVVAGEMTTVGGLPVGATCEITESLGPLGRVRLPPAGLRFDATRLSAWETPVWTVDGTVTPAPVEFVVPAPEDEAQVAIAVANALATGLFTITKVVEDPDGVGWAGDFTGAWQCAVSADPDADVLGSGTWTLAAGETSAAIGAPVGAWCSASETSPADPVGGSWGDPVVTPGAVLITVASAQTPIEIVVTNTLAEDLGAFTVTKTVAGEGAPDVAFTGDWSCELPVGVEVAAGSWSLGAGETSLPFAGPVGATCSVTEASPDDPADGAWGAPAISPASVVLTAESIETPLSFTVTNSFALLPGAFTIRKAVTGDGAPSATFTGAWSCELPSGTIVADGSWTLAAGEQTAPIEAPAGAVCEVVEDEPAGTDAGLWAPPVITGSPVEIAAGTAAGPAQVVVTNAFTRTGGRDDGGDDEAGGELPATGSTVPWWAMALGAGLIVAGAAAIIARDRVRTRG; via the coding sequence GTGAACACACCCGCCCACGGCCGCCGACGCGGCATCGCCATGCTCGCGGTGCTCGGCGTCCTCGCCGGACTCGGCGCCACCGCGCTCACGTCGATGCCGACGGCCCCGCCGGCTGCGGCGGACGTCGGCGAATGCCCGGAGGGGACGCTCCCCGGTCCCGGAAACACCAACCCGATCTGGACCGATCAGAACGTCGCGATCTACGCGGGAGGTGACTTCCAGGTGCGCCAGCAGGCCGCCGAAGCGGAGGGCCTCGTCGTCGTCGGAGGCGACGCCTCGTTCGACAAGGCGACCCTGGGGCGGTTCAACGTCGGATGGGTCGGCGTCGGGTCGGGTGTCGCGCCCTTCCCGGGCACCACGATGCTGGCCGTCGGCGGCGATGTGAGCGTCGGCACGGTGACTGTCCTGGATGTCGGAGCCAACGCCTTCTTCGACGGACAGCTTCTCGGCGGTGCCATGCAGGTGGGCGGCGCCACCATCCCCGACTACGAGGTCGACGGCTCGCACTATGAACTGAACAACGGCACCCTCACGCAGGCGATCGGGCCGGCCGCCATCGAGGAGTGGTCGGACTGGGACGCCCTCATCGACCAGCAGTCCGCCGACCTCGCCGCACTCGCACCGACCGGGTCCGTCACTCCGGGAGCGCTGCTGACCTTCGCGGGCGACGGCGCGTCCGCGCAGCAGGTCTTCACCATCGCAGCGGCGACCCTCAACGCCAATCCCGCGCTGAACTTCACCGGCATTCCCGACGGCGCGACGGTCGTGGTCAACGTCACCGGCGGTCCGGTGGTGTGGGCGCCGAACTACTTCGCCGACGAGGGTGTGCGGGCCGACGACTTCGCCTCGCCGCTGTTCGGCGAGCTCTCTGCCCGCACGCTGTGGAACTTCGCCGACGCGACGTCGGTCCATCTCGCGGGCTCGTCGCAGGTGCTCGGTTCGATCCTCGTCCCCGGCGTGAACCCGGACACGGCGCTGCCCACGCTCCGCGTGACGGCGAGCACGAACGGCCGCCTCTTCACGAATGGGACCGTGCTGATGGACGGTGTGGGCAATGAGCACCACAACTACCCGTGGCTCGCAAGCCCGTTCGAGTGCATCCCCATCGGACCCGACCCCGTCGGATCGATCACGGTGGAGAAGGTCCTGTCGCCCGAGGTCGCCGCACTGCTTCCCGACGGGCTCACCTTCCACGGCATCGTCACGTGCCCCGTCGATGGCGGAGGCGAGCTCATCGTCGAGTGGGAGGTCGTCGCGGGCGAGATGACGACCGTCGGCGGGCTGCCCGTCGGCGCGACGTGCGAGATCACCGAGAGCCTCGGCCCGCTCGGGCGGGTCCGGCTGCCGCCCGCCGGCCTCAGGTTCGATGCGACGCGGCTGAGCGCATGGGAGACGCCGGTGTGGACGGTCGATGGGACGGTGACACCGGCTCCCGTCGAGTTCGTCGTGCCGGCGCCGGAGGACGAGGCGCAGGTTGCGATCGCCGTCGCGAACGCGCTCGCGACGGGCCTCTTCACGATCACGAAGGTGGTCGAGGACCCCGATGGCGTCGGGTGGGCGGGCGACTTCACAGGGGCGTGGCAGTGCGCCGTGTCGGCAGATCCCGATGCGGACGTGCTCGGCTCGGGCACCTGGACGCTGGCCGCAGGGGAGACCTCGGCCGCGATCGGGGCGCCGGTGGGTGCGTGGTGCTCGGCGTCGGAGACCTCCCCGGCGGATCCCGTCGGCGGCTCGTGGGGCGACCCGGTGGTCACCCCGGGTGCCGTGCTGATCACGGTCGCGTCCGCGCAGACGCCGATCGAGATCGTGGTCACGAACACGCTCGCCGAGGATCTCGGCGCGTTCACGGTGACGAAGACCGTGGCGGGTGAGGGCGCACCCGATGTCGCCTTCACGGGGGACTGGTCCTGCGAGCTCCCCGTCGGCGTCGAGGTCGCCGCCGGCAGCTGGTCGCTCGGCGCCGGTGAGACCTCCCTGCCCTTCGCGGGGCCCGTCGGCGCGACCTGCTCGGTGACCGAGGCCTCACCGGACGACCCGGCGGACGGAGCCTGGGGCGCTCCGGCGATCTCGCCCGCGTCGGTCGTGCTCACTGCGGAGTCCATCGAGACGCCGCTCTCGTTCACGGTGACGAACTCCTTCGCCCTCCTGCCCGGTGCCTTCACCATCCGGAAGGCCGTGACCGGCGACGGTGCGCCCTCGGCGACGTTCACGGGGGCCTGGTCGTGCGAGCTGCCGTCCGGCACGATCGTCGCCGACGGGTCGTGGACGCTGGCTGCCGGCGAGCAGACCGCGCCGATCGAGGCACCTGCGGGCGCCGTCTGCGAGGTGGTCGAGGACGAGCCCGCAGGGACGGATGCCGGACTCTGGGCTCCGCCGGTGATCACCGGTTCTCCCGTGGAGATCGCCGCGGGCACCGCCGCCGGACCGGCTCAGGTCGTGGTGACGAACGCGTTCACCCGGACCGGCGGGCGCGACGACGGCGGCGATGACGAAGCCGGCGGCGAGCTCCCGGCGACCGGCTCGACGGTGCCGTGGTGGGCGATGGCGCTCGGTGCGGGCCTGATCGTGGCCGGCGCGGCGGCGATCATCGCCCGGGACCGCGTCCGCACGCGCGGCTGA
- the rpmJ gene encoding 50S ribosomal protein L36 produces the protein MKVNPSVKPICDHCKVIRRHGRVMVICKSNPRHKQRQG, from the coding sequence ATGAAGGTCAATCCCTCCGTCAAGCCCATCTGCGACCACTGCAAGGTCATCCGTCGCCACGGTCGCGTCATGGTCATCTGCAAGTCGAACCCGCGTCACAAGCAGCGCCAGGGCTGA
- the infA gene encoding translation initiation factor IF-1 has protein sequence MAKKDGVIEIEGVISEALPNAMFRVELSNGHKVLATISGKMRQNYIRIIPEDRVVVELSPYDLTRGRIVYRYR, from the coding sequence ATGGCGAAGAAAGACGGTGTCATCGAGATCGAGGGCGTGATCTCCGAGGCGCTGCCCAACGCGATGTTCCGCGTTGAGCTGAGCAACGGGCACAAGGTCCTCGCGACGATCTCCGGCAAGATGCGGCAGAACTACATCCGCATCATCCCCGAGGACCGAGTTGTCGTGGAGCTCAGCCCCTACGACCTCACCCGCGGGCGCATCGTCTACCGCTACCGCTAG
- the map gene encoding type I methionyl aminopeptidase produces MSLRRSIYKTPAQMRAMVEPGLITAAALDAARALIAPGVTTGQLDAAASAVITARGAKSNFQMVRGYRHTICASVNEQVVHGIPGDRVLEPGDILSVDAGAEFKGWNGDSAFTVVLDDPSRPEVVAARQRLSDVTEGSLWAGIASLATAKHLGEVGAAIQSHIEANAPEPGYGILREYVGHGIGRKMHEAPSVFNYRVSDPGPEVRPGLVLAIEPMVVIGDQATFVEDDDWTVSTLDGTAGSHWEHSVAVHDGGIWVLTAPDGGAAGLAPFGITPAEIA; encoded by the coding sequence GTGTCGCTGCGACGCTCGATCTACAAGACGCCCGCCCAGATGCGGGCGATGGTGGAGCCCGGACTGATCACCGCCGCCGCGCTCGACGCGGCGCGCGCGCTGATCGCGCCGGGCGTCACGACGGGTCAGCTCGATGCCGCGGCATCCGCCGTCATCACCGCCCGCGGCGCGAAGTCCAACTTCCAGATGGTGCGCGGGTACCGCCACACGATCTGCGCCTCCGTGAACGAGCAGGTCGTGCACGGCATCCCGGGTGATCGCGTCCTGGAGCCGGGCGACATCCTCTCGGTCGACGCCGGCGCCGAGTTCAAGGGCTGGAACGGCGACTCGGCATTCACCGTGGTCCTCGACGATCCGTCCCGACCGGAGGTCGTCGCGGCTCGGCAGAGACTGTCCGATGTGACCGAGGGATCGCTGTGGGCAGGCATCGCCTCGCTCGCGACCGCGAAGCACCTCGGCGAGGTCGGCGCCGCGATTCAGTCGCACATCGAGGCGAACGCCCCCGAGCCGGGGTACGGCATCCTCCGCGAGTACGTCGGGCACGGCATCGGGCGCAAGATGCACGAAGCGCCGTCGGTGTTCAACTACCGGGTGTCCGATCCCGGGCCTGAGGTCCGTCCCGGCCTGGTGCTGGCGATCGAGCCGATGGTGGTGATCGGGGATCAGGCGACGTTCGTCGAGGACGACGACTGGACCGTCTCCACGCTCGACGGAACCGCGGGCTCGCACTGGGAACACAGCGTCGCCGTGCACGATGGCGGCATCTGGGTGCTGACGGCGCCCGACGGCGGCGCGGCCGGGCTCGCGCCCTTCGGCATCACGCCGGCAGAGATCGCATAG
- the rpsM gene encoding 30S ribosomal protein S13, with the protein MARLAGVDIPRDKRVVIALTYIYGVGRTRSVEILKATEIDENIRVKDLSDDQLIALRDNIEANYKVEGDLRREVAADIRRKVEIGSYEGLRHRRGLPVRGQRTKTNARTRKGPKRTVAGKKKAR; encoded by the coding sequence ATGGCACGTCTTGCCGGCGTTGACATCCCGCGCGACAAGCGCGTGGTGATCGCCCTTACCTACATCTACGGCGTCGGCCGTACCCGCTCCGTCGAGATCCTCAAGGCGACGGAGATCGACGAGAACATCCGCGTCAAGGACCTCAGCGACGACCAGCTCATCGCGCTCCGCGACAACATCGAGGCCAACTACAAGGTCGAGGGTGACCTCCGCCGTGAGGTGGCCGCCGACATCCGCCGCAAGGTCGAGATCGGCTCCTACGAGGGCCTGCGCCACCGCCGCGGCCTCCCGGTGCGCGGTCAGCGCACGAAGACGAACGCGCGTACCCGCAAGGGTCCCAAGCGCACCGTCGCCGGCAAGAAGAAGGCGCGCTAG
- the rpsK gene encoding 30S ribosomal protein S11 → MAQAKTAARKPRRKEKKNIALGQAHIKSTFNNTIVSITDPSGAVISWASSGGVGFKGSRKSTPYAAGMAAESAARQAQEHGVKKVDVFVKGPGSGRETAIRSLQAAGLEVGQIQDVTPQAHNGCRPPKRRRV, encoded by the coding sequence ATGGCACAGGCCAAGACCGCTGCGCGCAAGCCGCGCCGCAAGGAGAAGAAGAACATCGCGCTGGGCCAGGCCCACATCAAGTCGACGTTCAACAACACGATCGTCTCGATCACCGACCCCTCGGGCGCTGTCATCAGCTGGGCCTCGTCGGGTGGCGTGGGCTTCAAGGGCTCGCGCAAGTCGACCCCCTATGCCGCAGGCATGGCCGCCGAGTCGGCCGCCCGCCAGGCGCAGGAGCACGGTGTCAAGAAGGTCGACGTCTTCGTGAAGGGCCCGGGCTCGGGCCGCGAGACCGCGATCCGCTCGCTCCAGGCCGCAGGCCTCGAGGTCGGCCAGATCCAGGATGTGACGCCGCAGGCTCACAACGGCTGCCGTCCCCCGAAGCGCCGCCGCGTCTGA
- a CDS encoding adenylate kinase → MTRLLIVGPQGSGKGTQGVRIAQAFGIPAISTGDVFRAAVAAGTELGEQVKAIIEAGDLVSDELTSAVVRDRLSHADAQGGFLLDGYPRNLTQVMHLEEFLEGRDESLDAVIELSVPRDESIARLSLRAQEQGRTDDTEEVIANRLAIYERETAPILGVYGTRGIVDAVDGVGSLDEITDRIVASLEARGLARPAAA, encoded by the coding sequence ATGACGCGGCTGCTCATCGTGGGTCCGCAGGGTTCGGGCAAGGGGACGCAGGGCGTTCGCATCGCGCAGGCGTTCGGCATCCCGGCGATCTCGACCGGCGACGTGTTCCGCGCCGCGGTCGCCGCCGGCACCGAACTGGGCGAGCAGGTCAAGGCGATCATCGAGGCCGGCGACCTGGTGTCGGACGAGCTGACGAGCGCGGTCGTGCGCGACCGCCTGTCGCACGCCGACGCCCAGGGCGGGTTCCTCCTCGACGGCTACCCCCGGAACCTGACGCAGGTCATGCACCTCGAAGAGTTCCTCGAGGGCCGCGACGAGAGCCTCGACGCGGTCATCGAGCTCAGCGTCCCGCGCGACGAGAGCATCGCACGCCTGTCGCTGCGGGCGCAGGAGCAGGGGCGCACCGATGACACCGAAGAGGTCATCGCGAACCGGCTGGCGATCTACGAGCGTGAGACGGCGCCGATCCTCGGCGTGTACGGCACGCGCGGCATCGTCGACGCGGTCGATGGGGTCGGCAGTCTCGACGAGATCACCGACCGCATCGTGGCGTCGCTCGAGGCGCGCGGGCTCGCCCGCCCTGCCGCAGCCTGA
- a CDS encoding DsbA family protein, which produces MAEGPRKVNWFAIWVSAGVVVALVLVAVLVVSLNNQGSTPQPGQTPSASNIDADTGAVLVGDGENRLDTYIDFMCPVCNQFEQVYGEEIQGLVDDGTITLGIHPISILDRQSRGTEYSTRAANAMYCVAVADAEASVPFMNAMFANQPSEGTSGLTDEQILEIAATVGVTGIDACVNDGIYADYVTAMTEETPVQPGAAGVGTPTIAVNGEVIANSTLPEPGQLATLFE; this is translated from the coding sequence ATGGCTGAGGGTCCGCGCAAGGTCAACTGGTTCGCGATCTGGGTGAGCGCGGGGGTCGTCGTGGCGCTCGTGCTGGTCGCGGTGCTCGTGGTGTCGCTCAACAACCAGGGATCGACCCCTCAGCCCGGACAGACGCCGTCCGCATCCAACATCGACGCCGACACCGGAGCCGTCCTCGTCGGCGACGGTGAGAACCGCCTCGACACCTACATCGACTTCATGTGCCCGGTCTGCAACCAGTTCGAACAGGTCTACGGCGAGGAGATCCAGGGTCTGGTCGACGACGGGACCATCACGCTCGGCATCCACCCGATCTCGATCCTCGATCGTCAGTCCCGCGGCACCGAGTACTCGACGCGTGCGGCCAACGCGATGTACTGCGTCGCGGTCGCGGATGCCGAGGCATCCGTCCCCTTCATGAACGCGATGTTCGCGAACCAGCCGTCGGAGGGCACGTCCGGTCTCACCGACGAGCAGATCCTCGAGATCGCCGCGACCGTCGGCGTCACCGGGATCGACGCCTGCGTGAACGACGGCATCTACGCCGACTACGTCACCGCCATGACGGAGGAGACTCCGGTGCAGCCCGGCGCGGCGGGTGTCGGAACCCCCACGATCGCGGTCAACGGCGAGGTCATCGCGAACTCGACGCTGCCCGAGCCGGGGCAGCTCGCGACGCTCTTCGAGTGA
- a CDS encoding DNA-directed RNA polymerase subunit alpha has translation MLIAQRPTLTEEKVGEFRSRFVIEPLEPGFGYTIGNALRRSLLSSIPGAAVTSIRIDGVLHEFSTIPGVKEDVTEIILNIKQLVVSSERDEPITAYLRKTGSGEVTAADISAPAGVEVHNPELVIATLNDTAKFELELTIERGRGYVSATQNRNEYAEAGQIPIDSIYSPVLKVSYRVEATRAGERTDFDKLVLDVESKSSIAPRDAVASAGRTLTELFGLARELNVEAEGIEIGPAPVETVLSNELSMPIEDLDLSVRSYNCLKREGINTVSELVALSETQLMNIRNFGQKSVDEVRDKLVSLGLSLKDSVPGFDGAHFYGGYDDETV, from the coding sequence GTGCTCATCGCACAGCGTCCCACTCTGACCGAGGAGAAGGTCGGGGAGTTCCGCAGCCGCTTCGTCATCGAGCCGCTGGAGCCCGGCTTCGGCTACACGATCGGCAACGCGCTGCGTCGCAGCCTCCTGTCGTCCATCCCCGGCGCAGCCGTGACGTCGATCCGCATCGACGGCGTCCTCCACGAGTTCAGCACCATCCCCGGTGTCAAGGAGGATGTCACCGAGATCATCCTCAACATCAAGCAGCTGGTCGTCTCCAGCGAGCGCGACGAGCCCATCACGGCGTACCTGCGCAAGACCGGCTCCGGTGAGGTCACCGCCGCCGACATCTCGGCTCCGGCCGGTGTCGAGGTGCACAACCCCGAGCTCGTCATCGCGACCCTCAACGACACCGCGAAGTTCGAGCTGGAGCTCACCATCGAGCGCGGCCGCGGCTACGTCTCGGCGACCCAGAACCGCAACGAGTACGCCGAGGCCGGTCAGATCCCGATCGACTCGATCTACTCGCCCGTGCTCAAGGTCAGCTACCGCGTCGAGGCCACCCGTGCCGGTGAGCGCACCGACTTCGACAAGCTCGTGCTGGACGTCGAGAGCAAGTCCTCGATCGCTCCCCGCGACGCCGTCGCCTCGGCCGGGCGCACCCTGACGGAGCTCTTCGGCCTGGCCCGTGAGCTCAACGTCGAGGCCGAGGGCATCGAGATCGGCCCCGCGCCGGTCGAGACCGTCCTCTCCAACGAGCTGTCGATGCCGATCGAGGACCTCGATCTGTCGGTCCGCTCGTACAACTGCCTCAAGCGCGAAGGCATCAACACCGTTTCGGAGCTCGTCGCCCTCTCGGAGACGCAGCTCATGAACATCCGCAACTTCGGTCAGAAGTCGGTCGACGAGGTGCGCGACAAGCTCGTCTCGCTCGGCCTGTCGCTGAAGGACTCGGTCCCCGGGTTCGACGGCGCGCACTTCTACGGCGGCTACGACGACGAGACCGTCTGA
- the rplQ gene encoding 50S ribosomal protein L17, whose product MPKPTKGPRLGGGPAHERLLLANLAAALFTHKSIRTTETKAKRLRPLAERLITFAKRGDLHARRRVLSVIGDKEVVHVLFTEIAPLVAEREGGYTRITKVGNRKGDNAPMAVIELVLEPVTPKAKSAKKTAAAQAAPVAEEAPAEAEVDETPAADATEAGAESQAEGAAAEAAAEEAVEAPAEEKSE is encoded by the coding sequence ATGCCTAAGCCCACGAAGGGACCCCGCCTCGGAGGCGGCCCCGCCCACGAGCGCCTGCTGCTTGCGAACCTCGCCGCGGCCCTGTTCACGCACAAGTCGATCCGCACGACCGAGACCAAGGCCAAGCGCCTGCGTCCGCTGGCCGAGCGCCTGATCACCTTCGCCAAGCGCGGCGACCTGCACGCCCGTCGCCGGGTGCTGTCGGTCATCGGTGACAAGGAAGTCGTGCACGTTCTCTTCACCGAGATCGCGCCGCTCGTCGCCGAGCGCGAGGGTGGCTACACCCGCATCACGAAGGTCGGCAACCGCAAGGGCGACAACGCCCCCATGGCCGTCATCGAGCTCGTCCTCGAGCCCGTGACGCCGAAGGCGAAGTCGGCCAAGAAGACCGCCGCGGCCCAGGCCGCTCCGGTCGCCGAAGAGGCTCCGGCCGAGGCCGAGGTCGACGAGACCCCCGCCGCCGACGCCACCGAGGCCGGCGCCGAGTCGCAGGCCGAGGGCGCTGCCGCCGAGGCCGCTGCCGAGGAGGCCGTCGAGGCCCCCGCCGAGGAGAAGTCCGAGTAA